A stretch of DNA from Cellulomonas xiejunii:
CGCAGCACACCACCGGCGGTCGCGCAGCTGATCGCGTGCTCGCCGGAGCGTCCCCCGAAGAGCACCATGACCCGCGGGCGGCGAGCCGCCGCGGGACCGTCACGGTGGGTGGGTGTGCCGTCGTCGGCCGGGGGGATCCTCGTGGCGTCCATCGCGCACAGACCCTACCCTCCCGGTCGCGGCTCGGACGCCCGCGCGCCGTCTCCTCCGGCGTACCCTGCGACGCGTGACGACCCCGGCACCCGACTCCCCGGATCTTCCTCCCGCACCTCCGGCCGGGGTGTCCCCGCGCACCCTCGCCGTCAGCGCGGGGCGCCCGGCCCGTGTCCCCGGCGGCAGCCTCAACCCGCCGCTGGTGCTCACCTCGACCTTCGTGTCCCAGGGGGCGCCCGCGCCCGGCGAGCACCTCTACGGGCGCATCGGCACTCCCGCCTGGGAGCCGTTCGAGGACGCGCTCGCGGCCCTGGAGCGCACCGACCACGCCACCACGGCCCGGCGGGTCGACGGTCCGCCTGCCACCGTGTTCGCCTCCGGCATGGCGGCCATCGACGCGGTCGTGGCCCTCGTACCGCTCGGCGGCCGCGTCGTCGTGCCCCGGCACGCGTACCAGGTCACGCTGGTGCTGCTGCGTGAGCAGGCGGAGCGGGGCCTGCTGCGCGTGGACGCGGTCGACGTCGCCGACACCGACGCGGTGGTCGCGGCGGTGCGCGGGCAGGGCGAGCCGGCCGCGATGCTGTGGCTGGAGTCCCCGACCAACCCCATGCTCGAGGTGGCGGACGTCCCGGCGCTCGTCGCGGCGGCGCACGACGTCGGCGCGATCGTCGTCGTCGACAACACCTTCGCCACCCCGCTGACGCAGCGACCGCTCGCCCTGGGTGCGGACGTCGTCGTGCACTCCGTCACCAAGTACCTCGCGGGGCACTC
This window harbors:
- a CDS encoding trans-sulfuration enzyme family protein, which codes for MTTPAPDSPDLPPAPPAGVSPRTLAVSAGRPARVPGGSLNPPLVLTSTFVSQGAPAPGEHLYGRIGTPAWEPFEDALAALERTDHATTARRVDGPPATVFASGMAAIDAVVALVPLGGRVVVPRHAYQVTLVLLREQAERGLLRVDAVDVADTDAVVAAVRGQGEPAAMLWLESPTNPMLEVADVPALVAAAHDVGAIVVVDNTFATPLTQRPLALGADVVVHSVTKYLAGHSDVVLGATVTDDDDLHARIVAHRTTHGAIAGPFEVWLALRGLRTLALRVERAQANAGELARRLATHADVVEVRYPGLPQDPGHARAAAQMDGFGAIIGLQPVGGPAGADALVDAVSLWVPATSLGGVESTLERRRRFSTESPTVPEDLVRLSVGIEDVEDLWRDLDAALGAAGRTTRT